The nucleotide sequence CCAGCGTCCGTGCTTCGTCGACCTCTGCCCGGTAGGTGAGGAGATCATCGACTGCGGAGGCATTCTCGACGAGGTCGAAGTCACCGTCCGGAAATTCCTCGGTGCAGTAGAGACTGGCTGCGTCCTGGCCCCCCAGCACTCGACGGAACCAGTTCTGCTCCACCTCGGCCATGTGACGCACCAGTCCCAGAAGGCTCAGCGACGAGGGCGGCACGGACCGCAGCTTGAGCTGATCGCTGTCCAGCCCACCGCATTTGAACAGCAGCGTTGCACGGTGGACCTCCAGCCACGCCTCCAGCTGCGCCCTTTCGGACCCGGTGAACGGCGGGTTGATGCGTTCGTCAGTGGTCGGCAGCAGGGGTTCGGTCATGCCGCGACCGTAGCCGGATCGACCGCGCAGCGCCTCCTGATATCGCAGCGGGTGATATGGAACTGCGGTGGCCGGCTACCGGACGTGCGAGGGCACGAACGGAGGTTTGACGACCCGGACGCGCAGCGACCTCCCACGGACGTCGACCGCGATCTCATCGCCGTCCTGGACGCCGGCCACCGTGTCGATCAGTGCGAGTCCGATGCCCTTGCCCAATGTCGGGGAGAAGGTTCCGGACGTCGTCTCACCGATCGTCGTGCCATCGGACGCGAGGACCTGCAGATGCGGTCGCAGCACCCCTCGATCCAGCGCCTCCAGCCCCCGGAGGCGGCGCGCCGGGCCACGCTGCTTCTCGGCCAGCAACGCCTCACGCCCGAAGAAGGCCGGCTTCTTCCAACCGACGGCCCAGCCCGATCCGGCCTGCACCGGACTGATCGTCGGGCCGAGGTCCTGCCCGTGCAACGGGTATCCCATCTCGGTGCGCAGGGTGTCGCGAGCCCCCAGACCCGCCGGACGGCCACCGCGCGCTGCGGCCTCCTGCGCAAGGGCGTCCCACAGGCCCCGGGCCGCACCCCAGGGCGGGATCAGCTCGAAGCCGTACTCCCCGCTGTAGCCGGTGCGGCACACCCTGACCTTGACCGGCAACCCACCGTGGTTCGACCAGCCGCCGTCGGCCCACGCCATGTAGTCCAGATCGGTCGGCAGCCCCAGTGCGGCGACGACTTCGCCGGCCAATGGACCCTGGACGGCGATGACGCCGAAGTCCCGGTGCTGGTTCGTCACCTCGACGCCGTCCGGGGCGACCTGCGCCAGTGCGGCGACGACATCGGCGGTGTTCGCGGCATTGGGGACCAGGAACACCTCCTCGTCGGACACCAGGTAGGCGATGAGGTCGTCGATGACACCACCGGAGTCGTTGCAGCACAGTGTGTACTGGGCCTGTCCCGGCTTGACCCGACCGAGGTCTGCGGACAGCGTGCTGTTCACGAAATCGGCGGCTCCCGGGCCGGTGACACCGGCCTTG is from Nakamurella sp. PAMC28650 and encodes:
- a CDS encoding DinB family protein, producing MTEPLLPTTDERINPPFTGSERAQLEAWLEVHRATLLFKCGGLDSDQLKLRSVPPSSLSLLGLVRHMAEVEQNWFRRVLGGQDAASLYCTEEFPDGDFDLVENASAVDDLLTYRAEVDEARTLASRSSDLDGVGVGKRHGQDVSLRWIYVHMIEEYARHNGHADLLRECIDGTVGD
- the gcvT gene encoding glycine cleavage system aminomethyltransferase GcvT, whose product is MAADHLAELLHSPLHEAHVALGATMGAFGGWDMPISYAGGGVVAEHTAVRGTVGIFDVSHLGKAGVTGPGAADFVNSTLSADLGRVKPGQAQYTLCCNDSGGVIDDLIAYLVSDEEVFLVPNAANTADVVAALAQVAPDGVEVTNQHRDFGVIAVQGPLAGEVVAALGLPTDLDYMAWADGGWSNHGGLPVKVRVCRTGYSGEYGFELIPPWGAARGLWDALAQEAAARGGRPAGLGARDTLRTEMGYPLHGQDLGPTISPVQAGSGWAVGWKKPAFFGREALLAEKQRGPARRLRGLEALDRGVLRPHLQVLASDGTTIGETTSGTFSPTLGKGIGLALIDTVAGVQDGDEIAVDVRGRSLRVRVVKPPFVPSHVR